From the Sebastes fasciatus isolate fSebFas1 chromosome 3, fSebFas1.pri, whole genome shotgun sequence genome, one window contains:
- the stn1 gene encoding CST complex subunit STN1 isoform X1 produces MSQRPLRHTNTPAAGMDPAEEPPSMLWGLDPMFSAFTRLYVRDILQMTESTQVSGIYFYNLHPIYKVDVLGTVVYKREREDFFCYGVDDGTGVINCLCWKNDLFKEEQDPTKSGGKTSDGAQGGFNLVAEVEKLRQAQQSRCRLEIGELLRVRGPVKTSRQQREIMASTYYKVNDPVMAIQIAWMMEVPQLYRQCYDKPFQLQPNATGDSAISSLSKATNTIKDFFKQKSVTRFRTYDVQDLLQPLISSQPQTASADQEPVAGPSGCQQLRQLLKEALQILQDEGIVYRKVKSQDEVYHVTAHDKDLLIAVKDIIREDSKREKYAEKGCHILHILSAVRQRYSLNVSKAALELVLKSLECNSDIVSTSDSHYTAF; encoded by the exons ATGTCCCAGAGACCATTGCGACACACGAACACGCCG GCAGCTGGGATGGATCCAGCGGAAGAGCCCCCATCGATGTTGTGGGGTCTGGACCCGATGTTTTCTGCCTTCACCAGGCTGTATGTCAGAGACATCCTGCAGATGACAGAGTCCACACAAGTATCAG GTATTTACTTCTACAACTTACATCCGATCTATAAAGTTGATGTGCTTGGGACAGTGGTttacaagagagaaagagaagactTCTTCTGTTATGGAG TGGATGATGGTACTGGCGTAATAAACTGCCTGTGCTGGAAAAATGACTTGTTTAAAGAAGAGCAGGATCCTACTAAAT CAGGGGGTAAAACCAGTGATGGGGCTCAGGGAGGCTTCAACCTAGTCGCTGAAGTGGAGAAGCTGAGACAGGCCCAGCAGAGCCGCTGCCGTCTGGAGATCGGAGAGCTGCTCCGAGTCAGAGGACCGGTGAAGACGTCGAGGCAGCAGAGAGAAATCATGGCCTCCACCTACT ATAAAGTCAATGACCCAGTGATGGCAATCCAGATAGCGTGGATGATGGAGGTTCCTCAGCTCTACAGGCAGTGCTATGACAAACCATTCCAGCTGCAACCTAATGCAACGGG AGACTCGGCCATCAGTTCCCTCAGCAAGGCGACAAACACCATCAAGGACTTCTTTAAGCAGAAGTCGGTGACCCGGTTCAGAACCTATGATGTTCAGGATCTCCTGCAGCCTCTGATCTCCAGCCAGCCTCAAACAGCATCAGCAGACCAG GAGCCTGTGGCGGGTCCATCTGGATGCCAGCAACTACGCCAGCTTCTGAAGGAGGCCCTGCAAATTTTACAGGACGAGGGTATCGTGTACCGCAAAGTCAAATCCCAGGATGAAGTCTATCAT GTGACCGCACATGACAAAGATCTACTCATAGCTGTCAAAGACATTATCAGAGAGGACTCAAAGAGAGAGAAGT ATGCAGAGAAGGGTTGCCACATCCTGCACATCCTGTCTGCAGTCAGGCAGCGCTACAGCCTCAACGTGAGCAAGGCGGCACTGGAGCTGGTCCTCAAATCACTGGAGTGCAACAGTGACATCGTCAGCACCAGCGACAGCCATTACACTGCGTTTTAA
- the stn1 gene encoding CST complex subunit STN1 isoform X2, which produces MQAAGMDPAEEPPSMLWGLDPMFSAFTRLYVRDILQMTESTQVSGIYFYNLHPIYKVDVLGTVVYKREREDFFCYGVDDGTGVINCLCWKNDLFKEEQDPTKSGGKTSDGAQGGFNLVAEVEKLRQAQQSRCRLEIGELLRVRGPVKTSRQQREIMASTYYKVNDPVMAIQIAWMMEVPQLYRQCYDKPFQLQPNATGDSAISSLSKATNTIKDFFKQKSVTRFRTYDVQDLLQPLISSQPQTASADQEPVAGPSGCQQLRQLLKEALQILQDEGIVYRKVKSQDEVYHVTAHDKDLLIAVKDIIREDSKREKYAEKGCHILHILSAVRQRYSLNVSKAALELVLKSLECNSDIVSTSDSHYTAF; this is translated from the exons ATGCAGGCAGCTGGGATGGATCCAGCGGAAGAGCCCCCATCGATGTTGTGGGGTCTGGACCCGATGTTTTCTGCCTTCACCAGGCTGTATGTCAGAGACATCCTGCAGATGACAGAGTCCACACAAGTATCAG GTATTTACTTCTACAACTTACATCCGATCTATAAAGTTGATGTGCTTGGGACAGTGGTttacaagagagaaagagaagactTCTTCTGTTATGGAG TGGATGATGGTACTGGCGTAATAAACTGCCTGTGCTGGAAAAATGACTTGTTTAAAGAAGAGCAGGATCCTACTAAAT CAGGGGGTAAAACCAGTGATGGGGCTCAGGGAGGCTTCAACCTAGTCGCTGAAGTGGAGAAGCTGAGACAGGCCCAGCAGAGCCGCTGCCGTCTGGAGATCGGAGAGCTGCTCCGAGTCAGAGGACCGGTGAAGACGTCGAGGCAGCAGAGAGAAATCATGGCCTCCACCTACT ATAAAGTCAATGACCCAGTGATGGCAATCCAGATAGCGTGGATGATGGAGGTTCCTCAGCTCTACAGGCAGTGCTATGACAAACCATTCCAGCTGCAACCTAATGCAACGGG AGACTCGGCCATCAGTTCCCTCAGCAAGGCGACAAACACCATCAAGGACTTCTTTAAGCAGAAGTCGGTGACCCGGTTCAGAACCTATGATGTTCAGGATCTCCTGCAGCCTCTGATCTCCAGCCAGCCTCAAACAGCATCAGCAGACCAG GAGCCTGTGGCGGGTCCATCTGGATGCCAGCAACTACGCCAGCTTCTGAAGGAGGCCCTGCAAATTTTACAGGACGAGGGTATCGTGTACCGCAAAGTCAAATCCCAGGATGAAGTCTATCAT GTGACCGCACATGACAAAGATCTACTCATAGCTGTCAAAGACATTATCAGAGAGGACTCAAAGAGAGAGAAGT ATGCAGAGAAGGGTTGCCACATCCTGCACATCCTGTCTGCAGTCAGGCAGCGCTACAGCCTCAACGTGAGCAAGGCGGCACTGGAGCTGGTCCTCAAATCACTGGAGTGCAACAGTGACATCGTCAGCACCAGCGACAGCCATTACACTGCGTTTTAA